A portion of the Suricata suricatta isolate VVHF042 chromosome 11, meerkat_22Aug2017_6uvM2_HiC, whole genome shotgun sequence genome contains these proteins:
- the SLC22A6 gene encoding solute carrier family 22 member 6, with protein sequence MAFNDLLQQVGGVGRFQQIQVTLVVLPLLLMASHNTLQNFTAAIPTHHCRPPADTNFSQDAGLEAWLPRDGQGQPESCLHFTVPREGPPFPNDTRATEPCTNGWIYDNSTFSSTIVTEWDLVCSNRALRQLAQSLYMVGVLLGAMVFGYLADRLGRRKVLILNYLQTAVSGTCAAFAPNFPVYCAFRLLSGMSLASIALNCMTLSVEWMPIHTRACVGTLIGYVYSLGQFLLAGVAYAVPHWRHLQLLVSVPFFAFFIYSWFFIESARWHSSSGRLDLTLKALQRVAWINGKREEGTKLSMEVLRASLQKELTMSKGQASALELLRCPALRHLFLCLSMLWFATSFAYYGLVMDLQGFGVSIYLIQVIFGAVDLPAKLVGFLVINSLGRRPAQMASLLLAGVCILVNGVIPEDQSIVRTSLAVLGKGCLATSFNCIFLYTGELYPTVIRQTGMGMGSTMARVGSIVSPLVGMTAEIYPSVPLFIYGAVPVAASAVAALLPETLGQPLPDTVQDMESRRRGKPRRQQQDQQKQMVPLQASARENGL encoded by the exons ATGGCCTTCAACGACCTCCTGCAGCAGGTGGGGGGTGTCGGCCGCTTCCAGCAGATCCAGGTCACTCTAGtggtccttcccctgctcctgatgGCTTCACACAACACCCTGCAGAACTTCACCGCGGCCATCCCCACCCATCACTGCCGCCCACCCGCTGACACCAACTTCAGCCAGGACGCGGGGCTGGAGGCCTGGCTgccccgggacgggcaggggcaGCCCGAGTCCTGCCTCCACTTCACTGTCCCCCGAGAGGGACCGCCTTTTCCCAACGATACGAGGGCCACAGAGCCCTGCACCAACGGCTGGATCTATGACAACAGTACCTTCTCCTCCACCATCGTGACTGAG TGGGACCTCGTGTGCTCTAACAGGGCCTTACGCCAGCTGGCCCAGTCCTTGTACATGGTGGGCGTGCTTCTCGGAGCCATGGTGTTTGGGTACCTGGCAGACAG GCTGGGCCGCCGGAAGGTGCTGATCTTGAACTACCTGCAGACAGCCGTGTCGGGCACCTGTGCAGCCTTCGCCCCCAACTTCCCTGTCTACTGCGCCTTCCGGCTTCTCTCTGGCATGTCGCTGGCTAGCATCGCCCTCAACTGCATGACACTGA GTGTGGAGTGGATGCCCATCCACACACGGGCTTGTGTGGGCACCCTGATAGGCTATGTCTACAGCCTGGGCCAGTTTCTCCTGGCCGGTGTGGCCTATGCTGTGCCCCACTGGCGCCACCTGCAGCTGCTGGTCTCCGTGCCTTTCTTCGCCTTCTTCATCTACTCCTG GTTCTTCATTGAGTCCGCCCGCTGGCACTCCTCCTCAGGGAGGCTAGACCTCACCCTGAAGGCCCTGCAGAGAGTGGCCTGGATCAATGGGAAGCGGGAAGAGGGGACCAAGCTTAGTATGGAG GTACTCCGGGCCAGTCTGCAGAAGGAGCTGACCATGAGCAAAGGCCAGGCTTCCGCCCTGGAGTTGCTGCGCTGCCCCGCCCTTCGccacctcttcctctgcctctccatgCTGTG GTTTGCCACTAGTTTTGCCTACTATGGGCTGGTCATGGACCTGCAGGGCTTTGGGGTCAGCATCTACCTAATCCAGGTGATTTTTGGTGCTGTGGACCTGCCTGCCAAGCTTGTGGGCTTCTTGGTCATCAACTCTCTGGGCCGCCGGCCTGCCCAAATGGCCTCCCTGCTGCTGGCAGGCGTCTGCATCCTGGTCAATGGGGTGATACCCGAGG ATCAGTCCATTGTCCGAACCTCCCTTGCTGTTCTGGGGAAAGGCTGCCTGGCTACCTCCTTCAACTGCATCTTCCTATATACTGGGGAGCTGTACCCCACGGTGATCCG GCAGACAGGCATGGGAATGGGCAGCACCATGGCCCGAGTGGGCAGCATCGTGAGCCCACTGGTGGGCATGACTGCTGAGATCTACCCCTCCGTGCCTCTCTTCATCTACGGTGCAGTCCCTGTGGCTGCCAGTGCTGTCGCTGCCCTCCTGCCAGAGACCCTGGGCCAGCCACTGCCGGACACGGTGCAGGACATGGAAAGCAG GAGGAGAGGAAAGCCAAGAAGGCAGCAGCAAGATCAGCAGAAGCAGATGGTCCCGCTCCAGGCTTCGGCTCGAGAGAATGGACTCTGA